One genomic region from Mycobacterium basiliense encodes:
- the ricR gene encoding copper-sensing transcriptional repressor RicR: METAHGYSQQKDNYAKRLRRIEGQVRGIARMIEEDKYCIDVLTQISAINSALRSVALNLLDEHLSHCVTRAVAEGGTEADGKVAEASAAIARLVRS; the protein is encoded by the coding sequence ATGGAAACCGCACACGGCTATTCGCAGCAGAAGGACAACTACGCCAAGCGGCTGCGCCGGATCGAAGGGCAGGTACGCGGCATCGCGCGCATGATCGAGGAGGACAAGTACTGCATAGATGTCCTTACCCAGATCAGCGCGATCAATAGCGCCCTGCGATCGGTCGCGTTGAATCTGCTCGACGAGCACCTGAGCCACTGCGTCACCCGCGCCGTGGCTGAGGGTGGTACCGAGGCCGACGGCAAGGTCGCCGAAGCCTCCGCGGCGATCGCGCGCCTGGTTCGTTCTTAA
- a CDS encoding MFS transporter, translating into MTADTRTATAPAGPWTPRVAAQLTVLSAAAFVYVTAEILPVGALSVIARNLHVSVVVVGTLLSWYALVAAVTTVVLVRWTAHWPRRRALVISLVCLTVSQLISALAPTFAVLAVGRVFCAVTHGLLWSVIAPIAARLVPPSHAGRATTSIYIGTSLALIVGSPLTAALSLMWGWRLAVVGITVAAAIVTVAARLLLPEMVLTTDQLQHVGAKSRHHRNRALVIVSLITMVGVAGHFVSYTYIVVIIRQVVGVRGPNQAWLLAAYGVAGVIAVGLVARPLDRRPKATIIFCLTALTAAFVLLTALAFGGRWSPVTALVAGIAAIVLWGAAATAVSPMLQCAAMRSAADDPDGASGLYVTAFQVGIMAGSLAGGLLYQRSVALMLTASAGLMAMALAAMTAARYVFDAPAFDAPAVEATSHTR; encoded by the coding sequence ATGACTGCCGATACCCGAACCGCCACCGCGCCCGCAGGACCGTGGACGCCACGGGTCGCTGCGCAGCTGACCGTGCTCTCCGCCGCGGCATTTGTCTATGTGACCGCGGAGATCTTGCCGGTCGGCGCGTTATCGGTGATCGCGCGGAATCTGCACGTCAGTGTCGTCGTGGTGGGCACCCTCCTGTCCTGGTACGCACTGGTCGCGGCGGTGACGACGGTTGTCCTGGTGCGCTGGACCGCGCACTGGCCTCGCCGCCGTGCCCTGGTGATCAGCCTGGTCTGTCTGACGGTCTCGCAACTCATCTCCGCGCTGGCGCCTACCTTCGCGGTACTGGCCGTTGGGCGGGTGTTCTGCGCGGTCACCCACGGTTTGTTGTGGTCGGTCATCGCCCCGATCGCGGCCCGGCTGGTGCCCCCAAGTCACGCCGGCCGCGCCACCACGTCGATTTACATCGGAACCAGCCTGGCGCTGATCGTCGGTAGTCCGCTCACGGCCGCCCTGAGCCTGATGTGGGGTTGGCGACTGGCGGTCGTAGGCATCACCGTCGCGGCAGCAATCGTCACCGTGGCGGCGCGGCTGCTGCTACCCGAGATGGTGCTCACCACCGACCAGCTGCAACATGTGGGGGCGAAGTCGCGGCACCACCGCAACCGGGCGCTGGTCATCGTCAGCCTGATCACCATGGTCGGTGTGGCCGGCCATTTTGTCTCCTACACCTACATCGTGGTGATCATCCGTCAGGTCGTCGGTGTGCGTGGCCCGAACCAGGCGTGGCTGCTGGCCGCCTATGGTGTCGCGGGTGTGATTGCGGTGGGGCTGGTGGCGCGCCCGCTGGACCGCCGGCCCAAGGCCACCATCATCTTCTGCTTGACCGCACTGACGGCCGCATTTGTCCTGCTGACCGCGCTGGCATTCGGCGGTCGTTGGTCGCCGGTGACGGCCTTGGTGGCCGGCATCGCGGCGATCGTGCTGTGGGGTGCTGCGGCCACCGCCGTGTCGCCGATGCTGCAATGTGCGGCGATGCGTAGTGCGGCCGACGACCCCGACGGCGCCTCGGGCCTCTATGTGACCGCGTTTCAGGTCGGCATCATGGCGGGCTCACTGGCCGGTGGCCTGTTATACCAACGAAGTGTGGCCCTCATGCTGACCGCGTCGGCGGGCCTGATGGCGATGGCTCTGGCCGCGATGACCGCTGCCAGGTACGTTTTCGATGCGCCGGCCTTCGATGCGCCGGCCGTGGAGGCAACTTCACACACGCGCTAA
- a CDS encoding L,D-transpeptidase — MSRWTRGRTRGSLFAAANAAGVIAVLVLGTGPALADPDDAPGDPVVVAPAPPAPDPLAPPPGPDPLALPPMPDPLTPPPPNPLAVPAAAGPVAGQDPTPFIGPPPFRPPTFNPVDGAMVGVAKPIIINFEVPIADRPMAESAIHISSIPPVPGKFYWMSPTQVRWRPFEFWPANTAVNIDAAGTKSSFRTGDSLVATADDATHQMTISRNGVVQQTFPMSMGMAAGNHQTPNGTYYVLEKMPTVVMDSSTYGVPVNSPQGYKVTVSDAVRIDNSGNFVHSAPWSVGDQGKRDVSHGCINLSPSNAKWFYDNFGSGDPIVVKNSVGTYNKNDGAQDWQI, encoded by the coding sequence ATGTCGCGCTGGACAAGGGGCCGCACGAGGGGAAGCCTCTTTGCCGCTGCGAACGCGGCCGGAGTGATTGCTGTGCTGGTGCTGGGCACCGGTCCAGCTCTTGCGGACCCAGATGACGCGCCCGGCGATCCGGTAGTGGTTGCTCCGGCGCCGCCCGCGCCGGACCCATTGGCGCCGCCGCCGGGGCCCGATCCGCTGGCGTTGCCGCCGATGCCGGACCCGCTTACGCCACCACCGCCCAACCCGCTGGCGGTGCCCGCGGCGGCCGGCCCGGTCGCCGGACAGGATCCGACGCCGTTTATCGGTCCGCCGCCTTTCCGGCCGCCGACGTTCAATCCCGTCGACGGTGCGATGGTCGGGGTGGCCAAGCCGATCATCATCAACTTCGAGGTGCCCATCGCCGACCGACCGATGGCCGAAAGCGCCATCCACATTTCGTCGATCCCGCCGGTGCCGGGCAAGTTCTACTGGATGAGTCCCACCCAGGTCCGCTGGCGGCCTTTTGAATTCTGGCCGGCCAACACCGCGGTGAACATCGATGCCGCCGGCACCAAATCCAGTTTTCGGACCGGTGATTCGCTGGTGGCCACCGCCGACGATGCCACCCACCAGATGACGATTAGCCGCAACGGCGTCGTACAGCAGACCTTCCCGATGTCCATGGGTATGGCGGCCGGCAACCACCAGACCCCCAACGGCACGTACTACGTGCTCGAGAAGATGCCCACGGTGGTGATGGATTCCTCGACGTACGGTGTTCCGGTCAACTCACCGCAGGGCTACAAGGTGACGGTGTCGGACGCCGTCCGCATCGACAACAGTGGCAACTTCGTGCATAGCGCGCCGTGGTCGGTGGGCGATCAGGGTAAGCGCGATGTCAGCCACGGCTGTATCAATCTGAGCCCCAGCAACGCTAAGTGGTTCTACGACAACTTCGGCAGTGGTGACCCGATCGTCGTCAAGAACTCGGTGGGAACCTACAACAAAAACGACGGCGCCCAGGACTGGCAGATCTAG
- a CDS encoding TetR/AcrR family transcriptional regulator — MRSPRDRMVVSAALLIRERGAHATAISDVLQHSGAPRGSAYHYFPGGRTQLLCEAVDFAGEHVAKIITEADQSLDLLNTLVAKYREQLLASDFRAGCPIAAVSVEAGEAADGERMAPVIEHAAAVFDRWSDLIAERFLADGIAADRAAELAVLATSALEGALLLARVRRDLAPLDVVHRQLHGLLLAELPERETDDHH; from the coding sequence ATGCGCAGCCCTCGCGACCGGATGGTGGTGTCCGCCGCCCTGCTGATCCGGGAACGCGGCGCGCATGCCACCGCCATCTCCGACGTTCTGCAGCACAGCGGTGCGCCGCGCGGGTCGGCCTACCACTACTTCCCGGGTGGACGAACGCAGTTGTTGTGCGAGGCGGTCGACTTCGCAGGCGAGCACGTCGCGAAGATCATCACCGAGGCCGATCAGTCCCTCGATCTGTTGAACACGCTGGTCGCTAAATATCGGGAGCAGCTGCTCGCCAGCGACTTCCGCGCCGGCTGTCCCATCGCGGCGGTGTCCGTTGAAGCCGGCGAGGCGGCGGACGGGGAGCGGATGGCGCCGGTGATCGAGCATGCGGCGGCGGTGTTCGACCGGTGGTCCGACTTGATCGCCGAACGCTTCCTCGCCGACGGCATAGCGGCGGACCGGGCCGCGGAATTAGCGGTGCTGGCAACGTCGGCGCTGGAGGGCGCGCTTCTGCTGGCCCGGGTGCGGCGAGACCTGGCGCCGCTGGATGTCGTTCATCGCCAGCTGCACGGCCTGCTGCTGGCAGAGCTGCCGGAAAGGGAAACCGATGACCACCACTGA
- a CDS encoding molybdopterin-dependent oxidoreductase: protein MTTTDWQPTACILCECNCGIVVQVEDGRLARIRGDKAHPASQGYTCNKALRLDHYQNNRGRLTSPLRRRPDGTYEEIDWDTAIVEIAEGFKHIRDVYGGDKIFYYGGGGQGNHLGGAYSGAFLKALGSRYRSNALAQEKTGEAWVDGQLYGGHTRGEFEHAEVSVFIGKNPWMSQSFPRARVVLNEIAKDPARSMIVVDPVVTDTAKMADFHLRVRPGTDAWCIAALAAVLVQESLCDEQFLTEHVHGADAVRAVLGEIPVGDYAQHCGVDEELLRAAARRIGTAGSVSVFEDLGIQQAPNSTVCSYLNKMLWILTGNFAKKGGQHLHSSFAPLFSMVSGRTPVTGARIIAGLVPGNVVPEEILTDHPDRFRAMIVESANPAHSLANSAACREAFEALELLVVIDVAMTETARLAHYVLPAASQFEKPETTFFNLEFPHNAVHLRHPLFEPLPGTLPEPEIWARLVRALGVVDDADLRPLHEAAAQGRQAYAEAVMGAAATNPSMAKLLPYVLYETLGPTLPDGLAGAAALWGLAQKTAMTYPDAVRRAGHADGNALFDAILNSRSGVTFTAHNYQDDFALINYTDHKISLEIPELLDEIRSLTHAPAQLTTPEMPIVLSVGERRAYTANDIFRDPSWRKRDVDGALRVSVEDADALGLVDGCRARITTAAGSAEATIEISETMLPGHAALPNGFGLDYVDADGRTVVPGVAPNSLTSTQWRDPYAGTPWHKHVPARIEACRADAESHV from the coding sequence ATGACCACCACTGATTGGCAGCCCACTGCCTGCATCCTGTGCGAATGCAACTGCGGCATCGTCGTGCAAGTCGAAGATGGCAGGCTAGCGCGCATCCGGGGAGACAAAGCTCATCCGGCATCGCAAGGCTACACCTGCAATAAGGCGTTGCGGCTGGATCACTACCAGAACAACCGCGGCCGCCTCACCTCGCCGCTGCGGCGCCGTCCCGACGGGACCTACGAGGAGATCGACTGGGACACCGCAATTGTCGAGATCGCAGAAGGGTTCAAGCATATCCGCGATGTCTACGGCGGGGACAAAATCTTCTACTACGGCGGTGGCGGCCAAGGCAATCACCTGGGCGGCGCGTATAGCGGAGCATTCCTCAAGGCGCTGGGCTCACGGTACCGGTCAAATGCACTGGCGCAGGAGAAAACCGGCGAGGCGTGGGTTGACGGCCAGCTATACGGCGGTCACACGCGCGGTGAGTTCGAGCATGCCGAAGTGTCGGTTTTCATCGGGAAAAACCCGTGGATGTCGCAGAGTTTCCCCAGAGCTCGGGTGGTGCTCAACGAGATCGCCAAAGACCCCGCGCGGTCGATGATCGTGGTCGATCCCGTCGTTACCGACACCGCCAAGATGGCCGACTTCCATCTGCGGGTGCGCCCTGGTACCGATGCCTGGTGCATCGCGGCGTTGGCGGCCGTCCTGGTGCAGGAAAGCCTTTGTGACGAACAATTTCTCACCGAACACGTACACGGAGCCGACGCTGTCCGCGCGGTACTTGGCGAGATTCCGGTCGGTGACTACGCGCAGCATTGCGGGGTGGACGAAGAGCTGCTGCGTGCGGCGGCTCGCCGCATCGGCACCGCAGGCAGCGTTTCGGTATTCGAAGATCTTGGCATCCAACAGGCGCCTAATAGCACGGTGTGCTCGTACCTGAACAAGATGCTGTGGATTCTTACCGGTAACTTCGCGAAAAAAGGTGGCCAACATCTGCACTCGTCGTTCGCACCGTTGTTCAGCATGGTCTCCGGCCGCACACCTGTCACCGGTGCTCGCATCATCGCCGGGCTGGTACCGGGCAACGTGGTTCCCGAGGAGATCCTCACCGACCACCCGGACCGATTCCGCGCCATGATTGTCGAGAGCGCCAATCCCGCGCATTCCCTTGCTAACTCGGCTGCCTGCCGAGAGGCGTTTGAAGCGCTGGAACTGTTGGTGGTTATCGATGTCGCGATGACCGAAACGGCCAGATTGGCCCACTACGTGCTGCCCGCAGCGTCGCAGTTCGAAAAGCCCGAAACCACGTTCTTCAATCTGGAATTTCCGCATAACGCCGTGCATTTGCGGCACCCGCTATTCGAGCCATTGCCGGGGACATTGCCCGAACCCGAAATCTGGGCGCGATTGGTGCGGGCCCTGGGTGTCGTGGATGACGCGGATCTGCGGCCGCTGCACGAGGCCGCGGCGCAGGGTCGTCAAGCGTATGCCGAAGCAGTTATGGGCGCCGCGGCCACCAACCCTTCGATGGCCAAGCTGCTCCCTTACGTGCTCTACGAAACGCTGGGCCCGACACTGCCTGACGGCCTGGCCGGGGCCGCGGCGCTATGGGGGTTAGCCCAGAAGACCGCGATGACCTATCCCGATGCAGTCCGGCGAGCCGGGCACGCCGACGGCAACGCGTTGTTCGACGCGATTCTCAACAGCCGTTCCGGAGTCACCTTTACCGCGCACAATTACCAGGATGATTTTGCGCTGATCAACTACACCGACCACAAGATCTCGTTGGAGATTCCCGAATTGCTGGACGAGATACGGTCGTTGACTCACGCACCGGCGCAGCTGACAACCCCGGAGATGCCGATCGTGCTATCCGTGGGGGAACGCCGCGCCTATACAGCCAATGACATATTCCGTGATCCGTCCTGGCGCAAACGTGATGTGGACGGAGCGTTGCGAGTCAGTGTCGAGGACGCCGATGCGCTCGGGCTGGTGGACGGATGTCGGGCCCGCATCACCACCGCGGCTGGTAGTGCGGAAGCCACCATCGAGATCAGCGAGACAATGCTGCCCGGGCATGCCGCGCTGCCCAACGGCTTTGGGCTCGACTACGTCGACGCGGATGGCCGTACCGTTGTTCCGGGGGTAGCCCCCAACTCGCTCACATCGACTCAATGGCGCGACCCATATGCCGGCACGCCCTGGCACAAGCACGTGCCCGCGCGCATCGAAGCCTGCCGAGCAGACGCAGAATCGCATGTTTGA
- a CDS encoding M13 family metallopeptidase translates to MTNTAVRSGIDLSYIDPDARPQDDLFGHVNGRWLKEYDIPADRATDGAFRHLFDRAEQQVRDLIIEASERAAPAGTDEQRIGDLYTSFLDEEAVESRGVQPLRDELTMIDDAADRDALAAVIGALQRNGMGGGIGLYVDTDAKDSTRYLVHFTQSGIGLPDESYYRDEQHAEVLAAYPGHIARMFALVFGGESAGHADVAATIVSLESKLAAAHWDVVKRRDAELTYNLRTFADIQIEGAGFDWASWLAALGTTPEAVAELVVRQPDYLNAFATLWNSENLEDWKCWARWRLIRARAPWLTHDLVGEDFDFYGRRLTGAEQIRERWKRAVALVESLMGDAVGKLYVERHFPPGAKARIDALVSNLQEAYRISISELDWMTPQTRERALTKLGKFTAKVGYPIKWRDYSKLVIDRNDLYGNFQRGYAVNHDRELAKLGGPVDHDEWFMTPQTVNAYYNPGMNEIVFPAAILQPPFFDADADDAANYGGIGAVIGHEIGHGFDDQGAKYDGDGNLVDWWTDDDRTEFGSRAKALIEQYDAYAPRDLVDQPGPPHVQGAFTIGENIGDLGGLSIALLAYQLSLNGEPAEEIDGLTGVQRVFFGWAQVWRTKSRQAEAIRRLAVDPHSPPEFRCNGVVRNVDAFYEAFDVTEDDALFLEPQRRVRIWS, encoded by the coding sequence GTGACGAATACCGCTGTTCGCTCCGGTATCGACCTGAGCTATATCGACCCTGACGCCCGCCCGCAAGACGACCTGTTCGGCCACGTCAATGGCCGCTGGTTGAAGGAATACGACATACCCGCGGACCGCGCGACGGACGGCGCTTTCCGCCACCTGTTCGACCGTGCCGAGCAGCAAGTGCGCGACCTAATCATCGAAGCCAGTGAACGAGCGGCACCAGCCGGCACCGACGAGCAGCGGATCGGCGACCTCTACACCAGCTTTCTGGACGAAGAGGCGGTCGAGAGCCGGGGCGTGCAGCCGCTGCGCGACGAGCTCACCATGATCGACGACGCCGCCGATCGCGACGCATTGGCCGCGGTCATCGGCGCCCTGCAACGCAACGGGATGGGCGGCGGCATAGGGCTGTATGTCGACACCGACGCCAAGGACTCGACCCGCTATTTGGTGCACTTCACCCAATCGGGCATCGGACTACCCGACGAGTCCTACTATCGCGACGAGCAACACGCCGAAGTGTTGGCCGCCTACCCCGGGCACATCGCCCGGATGTTCGCCCTGGTATTCGGTGGGGAAAGCGCAGGGCACGCCGATGTCGCAGCGACCATCGTGTCGCTGGAGAGCAAGCTGGCGGCCGCCCATTGGGACGTCGTCAAGCGTCGCGACGCCGAACTCACCTACAACCTGCGCACGTTTGCTGACATCCAGATCGAGGGGGCGGGTTTTGACTGGGCGAGCTGGCTGGCCGCGCTGGGCACCACCCCGGAGGCGGTCGCGGAACTGGTGGTGCGCCAGCCCGACTACCTCAACGCCTTCGCCACGCTGTGGAACAGTGAAAATCTCGAGGATTGGAAGTGTTGGGCGCGTTGGCGCTTGATTCGCGCGCGTGCCCCCTGGCTGACCCATGATCTGGTGGGCGAGGACTTCGACTTCTACGGCCGCAGGTTGACCGGTGCCGAGCAGATTCGCGAGCGCTGGAAACGAGCGGTGGCGCTGGTCGAATCCCTAATGGGCGACGCGGTCGGAAAGCTCTATGTCGAGCGGCATTTCCCGCCGGGCGCCAAGGCCCGCATCGATGCTTTGGTATCCAACCTGCAAGAGGCGTACCGAATCAGCATCAGCGAACTGGATTGGATGACGCCGCAGACTCGTGAGCGTGCACTGACCAAGCTGGGCAAGTTCACCGCCAAGGTTGGCTATCCGATCAAATGGCGGGATTACTCAAAACTGGTGATCGATCGCAACGACCTCTACGGCAACTTCCAGCGTGGCTACGCGGTCAACCACGACCGCGAGCTTGCCAAGCTCGGCGGCCCGGTCGACCACGACGAGTGGTTCATGACACCCCAGACCGTCAACGCCTATTACAACCCGGGCATGAACGAGATCGTCTTTCCGGCAGCGATTTTGCAACCCCCATTCTTCGACGCTGACGCCGATGACGCGGCCAACTACGGCGGAATCGGCGCGGTTATCGGACACGAGATCGGGCACGGCTTTGACGATCAAGGCGCCAAATACGATGGCGACGGCAACCTGGTCGACTGGTGGACCGACGATGACCGCACCGAGTTCGGAAGCCGCGCGAAGGCATTGATCGAACAATATGACGCATACGCGCCCCGCGATCTAGTGGATCAACCCGGTCCCCCTCATGTCCAGGGCGCGTTCACGATTGGAGAGAACATCGGCGATCTGGGCGGGCTCTCGATCGCGCTACTCGCCTACCAGCTATCGCTGAACGGTGAGCCCGCCGAGGAGATCGACGGCCTTACCGGTGTACAGCGGGTGTTCTTCGGGTGGGCCCAGGTTTGGCGGACGAAATCGCGTCAGGCCGAGGCGATTCGGCGACTGGCGGTCGATCCACACTCCCCGCCGGAGTTCCGGTGCAACGGCGTCGTGCGCAATGTGGACGCGTTCTACGAGGCCTTCGATGTCACGGAGGACGACGCCCTATTCCTGGAACCACAGCGCCGCGTCAGGATCTGGAGCTAG
- a CDS encoding XRE family transcriptional regulator: MTLATDQRKPAPTPASQGSSIEAGGPGVDRPVEFWPTAAIRSAIAGGDIATWKRIAAALKRDPYGRTARQVEEVLEGSPPYGISKALCEVLDRARTQLEANERAEVARHVKLLVDRSGLGRQEFASRIGVLAEDLASYLDGSVSPSASVMIRMRRLSDRFVRVKNTRAADSG; the protein is encoded by the coding sequence GTGACGTTGGCAACCGACCAGCGGAAACCTGCGCCCACACCGGCATCGCAAGGGTCCAGCATCGAAGCCGGGGGGCCCGGTGTCGACCGGCCGGTCGAATTCTGGCCGACCGCCGCCATCCGCTCCGCGATCGCCGGCGGCGACATCGCCACCTGGAAGCGCATTGCCGCCGCGTTGAAGCGCGACCCCTACGGGCGGACCGCCCGCCAGGTCGAAGAAGTCCTGGAAGGGTCCCCGCCGTACGGCATCTCCAAAGCGTTGTGCGAAGTACTGGACCGAGCGCGTACCCAGCTGGAAGCCAACGAGCGCGCCGAGGTCGCGCGTCACGTGAAGCTACTGGTGGATCGGTCGGGTTTGGGTCGGCAGGAATTCGCATCGCGCATCGGCGTACTGGCCGAGGACCTGGCCTCTTACCTGGACGGCAGTGTCAGCCCGTCCGCCTCGGTGATGATCCGGATGCGGCGATTGTCCGACCGATTTGTCCGGGTCAAAAACACCCGCGCGGCGGATTCCGGCTAG
- a CDS encoding MMPL family transporter, with translation MMRLSRNLRRFRWLVFTGWLLALVPAIYLAMTQSGNLTGGGFEVTGSQSLQVHDVLVAQYPDQGASSLALVATPRPDASYQDINDAVAQLRRIASEFPGVSEVPNPTQRPPQPDRPYVVSLRLDARNAGTSDLAKKLRARVGVTGDKPGQTADGRVRLYVIGQGALSAAAAANTKHDIAAAERWNLPIILIVLLAVFGSLAAAAIPLTLGICTVVVTMGLVYALSMHTTMSVFVTSTVSMFGIALAVDYSLFILMRFREELRSGRQPQEAVDAAMATSGLAVVLSGMTVVASLTGIYLIDTPALKSMATGAILAVVVAMLTSATLTPAVLATFARAAAKRSALLHWSRRPESSQSRFWTRWVGWVMRRPWITALSASIVLLLMALPATSMVLGNSLLRQFDSSHEIRAGVSAAAQALGPGALGPVQVLVTFPNGDASAPAHRDAIAAIRQQMAQGPNVDSVAPPKFADDNRSAVLSAVLSVDPEDMGARHTVDWMRNQLPTVADGAHIDVGGPTALIKDFDDRVAQTEPLVLVFVAVIAFLMLLISIHSVFLAFKGVLMTLLSVAAAYGSLVMIFQWGWGEGLGFPQLSSIDSTVPPLVLAMTFGLSMDYEIFLLTRIRERFLHTGQTRDAVAYGVSTSARTITSAALIMIAVFCGFAFAGMPLVAEIGVACAVAIAVDATVVRLIMVPALMAMFSQWNWWLPRWLARMLPSVDFDRPLPEVDLADVVVIPDDIAATIAPSADLRVVLKSAAKLRHLAPDVICVADPLAFTGCTRNGKGPEQVPELVKDGPDIADFGAPDSSGTEQKTSTQSAARRAVGLAYRTGIARAMSWTERPVHPVTVWRGRLTVALDALEATAAERRELTNGTRQTRYQRRGPFEATNVQLPTGDRLLIPTGAETLRLKGYLIMSRNSSRDYAEFADMVDAIEPETAAVVLAGMDRYYCCQPPRRHWMATQLVRRLADPHPSDVDDEWPQPDAKADWEEVRQRCLAVAVAMLEEAR, from the coding sequence ATGATGCGCCTAAGCCGCAACCTACGCAGATTCCGCTGGTTGGTTTTCACAGGCTGGTTGCTCGCACTGGTCCCGGCAATCTATCTGGCCATGACGCAGTCCGGGAATCTGACCGGCGGTGGCTTTGAGGTAACCGGCTCGCAGTCGCTGCAGGTCCACGATGTCCTGGTCGCCCAATACCCCGACCAGGGCGCATCGTCGTTGGCGTTGGTGGCGACCCCCCGCCCGGATGCCAGCTACCAAGACATCAACGACGCGGTGGCGCAGCTGCGGCGCATCGCCAGCGAGTTTCCGGGCGTATCGGAAGTGCCCAACCCTACCCAACGGCCGCCGCAACCCGACCGGCCGTATGTGGTGTCGTTGCGATTGGACGCCCGCAACGCCGGCACCAGCGACCTCGCCAAGAAGCTGCGCGCACGAGTTGGGGTGACCGGTGACAAACCCGGTCAAACGGCGGATGGCCGGGTGCGGCTATACGTCATCGGCCAAGGTGCCCTGAGCGCGGCCGCGGCGGCAAACACCAAGCACGACATCGCCGCCGCGGAACGCTGGAACCTGCCCATAATTCTGATCGTCTTGCTGGCGGTCTTCGGCTCGCTCGCCGCCGCGGCTATCCCGTTGACCCTCGGCATTTGCACGGTCGTGGTGACCATGGGTTTGGTCTATGCGTTGTCGATGCACACCACGATGTCGGTGTTCGTGACATCGACGGTGTCGATGTTCGGCATCGCACTGGCCGTCGACTACTCGCTGTTCATCCTGATGCGCTTCCGGGAGGAGCTGCGTTCCGGCCGTCAGCCGCAGGAGGCCGTCGACGCCGCCATGGCCACCTCCGGGCTGGCGGTGGTGCTGTCCGGCATGACCGTCGTCGCCTCACTGACCGGCATCTACCTGATCGACACCCCGGCGCTGAAGTCGATGGCCACCGGAGCGATCCTGGCGGTCGTGGTGGCCATGCTGACCTCCGCCACCCTGACGCCGGCCGTGCTGGCCACCTTTGCCAGGGCGGCGGCCAAGAGATCGGCGCTGCTGCACTGGTCGCGGCGGCCGGAGAGCTCCCAGTCACGATTCTGGACTCGCTGGGTCGGCTGGGTAATGCGCCGGCCATGGATAACCGCGTTGTCGGCGTCGATCGTGCTGTTGCTGATGGCATTGCCGGCGACGTCGATGGTGCTCGGTAACAGCCTGCTGCGCCAATTTGATTCCTCGCATGAGATCCGGGCCGGTGTCTCCGCGGCGGCACAAGCGCTTGGACCGGGCGCGCTGGGACCGGTGCAGGTGCTGGTCACGTTCCCGAATGGCGACGCGTCTGCACCGGCGCACCGCGACGCGATCGCCGCGATCCGTCAGCAGATGGCGCAGGGCCCCAACGTCGACTCGGTGGCGCCGCCAAAGTTTGCCGACGACAACCGTAGCGCGGTGCTCAGCGCGGTGTTGTCGGTCGATCCCGAGGACATGGGCGCCCGCCACACCGTCGACTGGATGCGTAACCAGCTCCCAACGGTTGCCGACGGCGCACACATCGACGTGGGCGGACCGACGGCCCTGATCAAGGACTTCGATGACCGGGTGGCGCAGACCGAGCCGCTGGTGCTGGTCTTCGTCGCCGTGATCGCGTTCTTGATGCTGCTGATCTCGATCCACTCGGTGTTCTTGGCGTTCAAGGGCGTCCTGATGACCTTGCTCTCCGTGGCGGCGGCCTACGGCAGCCTGGTCATGATTTTCCAGTGGGGCTGGGGGGAAGGACTGGGCTTCCCACAGCTGAGTTCGATCGACAGCACGGTGCCGCCGCTGGTCCTGGCGATGACATTTGGGTTGTCCATGGACTACGAGATTTTCCTGCTCACCCGAATCCGGGAGCGTTTCTTGCACACGGGCCAGACCCGCGATGCGGTCGCCTACGGGGTGAGCACCAGCGCACGGACCATCACCAGCGCCGCCCTGATCATGATCGCGGTGTTCTGCGGATTCGCGTTCGCCGGCATGCCGCTGGTGGCCGAGATCGGCGTCGCCTGCGCCGTCGCCATCGCCGTGGACGCCACCGTCGTGCGACTCATCATGGTGCCGGCCCTGATGGCGATGTTCTCGCAGTGGAACTGGTGGCTACCCCGATGGCTGGCCCGCATGCTGCCGTCGGTCGACTTCGACCGGCCACTACCCGAGGTCGACCTCGCCGACGTCGTGGTGATTCCCGACGACATCGCGGCGACGATTGCACCCAGCGCCGACCTGCGCGTGGTGCTCAAGTCGGCGGCCAAGCTCAGGCACCTCGCCCCCGACGTCATCTGCGTGGCAGACCCGCTTGCGTTCACCGGGTGCACCCGCAACGGCAAGGGGCCCGAGCAAGTTCCAGAACTCGTCAAAGACGGGCCCGACATCGCCGACTTCGGTGCGCCAGACAGCTCCGGAACGGAGCAGAAGACCAGCACTCAATCGGCCGCCCGGCGGGCGGTCGGCCTGGCCTACCGCACCGGCATCGCGCGCGCGATGTCGTGGACCGAGCGCCCCGTGCATCCGGTTACCGTGTGGCGCGGGCGCCTCACGGTCGCCCTCGACGCGCTCGAAGCCACCGCCGCCGAGCGCCGGGAGTTGACCAACGGAACCCGGCAAACCAGATATCAGCGGCGAGGCCCATTCGAGGCCACCAATGTCCAGTTGCCCACCGGCGACCGGCTGCTGATCCCCACCGGCGCGGAGACGTTGCGGCTCAAGGGCTACTTGATCATGAGCCGTAACAGCAGCCGTGATTATGCCGAATTTGCTGACATGGTCGACGCCATCGAACCCGAGACCGCGGCCGTGGTGCTGGCGGGCATGGACAGGTACTACTGTTGTCAACCACCCAGGCGGCACTGGATGGCCACCCAGCTGGTTCGTCGACTGGCAGACCCGCATCCGTCCGATGTCGACGACGAGTGGCCTCAACCCGATGCCAAGGCAGACTGGGAGGAGGTCAGGCAGCGCTGCCTGGCGGTGGCCGTAGCGATGTTGGAGGAGGCGAGGTGA